One part of the Pseudoliparis swirei isolate HS2019 ecotype Mariana Trench chromosome 6, NWPU_hadal_v1, whole genome shotgun sequence genome encodes these proteins:
- the LOC130195451 gene encoding uncharacterized protein LOC130195451 encodes MMQQELCRRGCGWDDGLPQDILHQWKRWLEDLDLLATFKVKRCIKPMDFGEVRHAQLHHFADASEGGYGTVTYAQMLNHKKDIQVTLLLGKARVTPLKAVTIPRLELSAAVLAVRVDSMLKKELNLQLDSSVFWTDSTAVLKYLNNEDKRFHTFVANRISTIRETSEPSQWRHVSSKDNPADDASRGMKASDFVKSSRWLEGPGFLWKHEEDWPKTVLEVLVDSDDQEVRKEATVNVISVVDVPSPTDQLIAYFSSWRRLKTAVAWFLRLKTMLLTQTRQRKQLEVSVVHHLEDTSQNRSKRAAKRQRVTAESNRMILTLDDLIGAEIAIRYCQGQSHSEEISDLSSRKATVSQQSPVYKLDPILEDGLLRVGGRLGRGAMPEEAKHPLILCKDPHVSMLILKNIHHNLGHGGRVYTLSSVRKRFWITNANSAVRKVIAECSFCRRYNGRAIEQKMADLPRESPS; translated from the coding sequence ATGATGCAGCAAGAACTCTGTAGGAGAGGATGTGGCTGGGATGATGGTTTACCACAAGACATCTTACACCAATGGAAAAGGTGGTTGGAGGATTTGGATCTACTGGCTACGTTCAAGGTGAAAAGGTGTATCAAACCAATGGACTTTGGAGAGGTCAGGCATGCTCAACTACATCACTTTGCGGATGCCAGCGAAGGTGGATACGGAACCGTAACATACGCCCAGATGTTAAATCACAAAAAAGACATCCAGGTCACCTTGTTGCTCGGTAAGGCTAGAGTGACACCCCTGAAGGCTGTAACTATTCCCAGACTCGAGTTATCAGCGGCCGTACTTGCTGTTAGAGTGGATTCAATGTTGAAAAAGGAGTTGAACTTACAGTTGGACAGTTCAGTGTTTTGGACCGACAGCACCGCAGTGTTAAAGTACCTTAACAATGAGGATAAGCGCTTTCACACTTTTGTGGCCAACAGAATCTCGACCATCAGAGAGACATCGGAGCCTTCACAGTGGAGACATGTCAGTTCCAAAGACAATCCAGCCGACGACGCGTCAAGGGGAATGAAGGCCTCAGACTTTGTGAAGAGTAGCAGGTGGCTTGAAGGTCCTGGATTTCTCTGGAAGCATGAAGAGGACTGGCCTAAGACTGTGTTGGAAGTCTTAGTGGACTCAGATGACCAAGAGGTGAGAAAGGAGGCAACAGTAAATGTCATCAGCGTAGTGGACGTGCCTAGTCCTACTGACCAACTTATTGCCTACTTTTCCAGCTGGAGGAGGCTCAAAACGGCAGTTGCCTGGTTCCTCCGATTAAAGACCATGTTGTTGACACAGACTCGCCAGAGAAAGCAATTGGAGGTATCTGTGGTTCATCATTTGGAGGACACCAGTCAGAATAGGTCAAAGCGGGCTGCTAAACGACAGAGGGTCACAGCTGAGTCAAATAGGATGATCTTGACACTGGATGATCTAATAGGAGCAGAAATTGCCATCAGATACTGTCAGGGACAAAGTCACAGTGAGGAAATTTCTGACCTGTCATCCAGGAAAGCAACCGTGAGCCAGCAGAGTCCTGTTTATAAGCTGGATCCAATTTTGGAAGATGGGCTATtaagagttggaggaaggttGGGCAGAGGAGCAATGCCTGAGGAAGCCAAACATCCACTCATCCTCTGCAAAGATCCACACGTATCTATGCTCATCCTCAAGAATATTCACCACAATCTTGGCCATGGTGGACGAGTTTATACGCTGTcctcagtgaggaagaggttTTGGATTACAAACGCCAATTCAGCTGTCAGAAAGGTAATTGCCGAATGCAGCTTTTGTCGACGCTACAATGGAAGAGCAATTGAACAGAAGATGGCAGATCTTCCTAGAGAGAGTCCTTCCTGA
- the LOC130195014 gene encoding NEDD4-binding protein 1-like, which produces MLESRSVRAGLHQFFSCRGIALAVETFWRLGHREITVFVPQWRQKRDRFTTEQHFLNQLEDLRLLSFTPSREVCGQRICSHDDRFLLHLAEKTDEVIVTNDNLRDFVDTSDTWRKIIQRKLLQFTFMGDYFMIPDDPLGRNGPHLDIFLRRDDRWAPVTPPPLRPPDLRLSSQQQPVYAQVLQSAPRPLFS; this is translated from the exons ATGCTGGAAAGTCGCTCAGTTCGTGCTGGCCTTCATCAGTTCTTCTCCTGTCGAGGCATAGCGCTGGCTGTGGAGACCTTTTGGAGGCTCGGTCACCGGGAGATCACGGTCTTTGTCCCCCAGTGGCGCCAGAAAAGAGACCGGTTCACAACAG agcaacattttctaaaccaGCTGGAGGACCTGAGACTGCTCTCCTTCACCCCCTCCAGAGAGGTGTGTGGCCAGAGGATCTGTTCACATgacgacag GTTCCTGCTCCACCTCGCAGAAAAAACAGATGAGGTCATCGTAACCAACGACAACCTGAGGGACTTTGTGGACACCTCGGACACCTGGCGCAAGATTATTCAACGGAA GTTGCTTCAGTTTACATTCATGGGGGACTACTTTATGATCCCCGATGACCCTCTGGGGAGGAACGGACCTCACCTGGACATCTTCCTGCGCCGAGACGACAG GTGGGCCCCGGTCACCCCTCCCCCACtgagacccccagacctccggctctcctcccagcagcagccagtttacGCCCAGGTGCTCCAGTCCGCCCCTCGGCCCCTGTTCAGTTAA